Proteins from one bacterium genomic window:
- a CDS encoding PLP-dependent transferase, whose product MKFGTSAIHAGVNKDTAYNSVTTPIYTSSTFRFEETGLTKGYDYTRSGNPTRSALEENIAALEGGICARAVATGMAAVATALHFFKSGDHILCTHDCYGGTERLLRTYSELFGLRVTYVDMCDLKSVEAAWLPETRGIWIETPSNPLLNIVDIRAITAIARARRGLSIVDNTFLSPYFQRPFELGADIIVHSTTKYLNGHSDVVGGAVVVKDSNLAERLKFLVNALGLGAAPFDCWLVLRGIKTLVARMQAHERNALAVARFLSEHPQVRRVFYPGLPSHPNHALARCQQYGFGGMVSFELDGDSESMRRLLKGTKLFTLAESLGGVESLIEHPATMSHASMDAELREKAGINDRIVRLSVGIEETSDLIEDLASALRQCQHNTPATPASARSVFSSINAH is encoded by the coding sequence ATGAAATTCGGAACTTCTGCGATCCATGCCGGCGTCAACAAAGATACGGCCTACAACAGCGTCACCACACCGATCTATACGTCTTCGACATTTCGATTTGAAGAGACGGGACTTACTAAAGGATATGATTATACGCGTTCGGGCAATCCGACGCGCTCGGCTTTGGAAGAAAATATAGCCGCGCTTGAAGGTGGGATATGCGCGCGTGCCGTAGCTACAGGAATGGCGGCCGTCGCGACGGCGCTGCATTTTTTCAAAAGCGGCGATCATATTTTGTGTACACATGATTGTTACGGCGGCACAGAAAGATTACTGAGGACGTACAGTGAATTGTTTGGTCTGCGTGTTACGTATGTAGACATGTGTGATCTGAAATCGGTAGAAGCTGCATGGTTGCCTGAAACGCGCGGAATATGGATCGAAACGCCAAGCAATCCGTTGCTCAATATCGTGGACATCCGAGCGATTACGGCTATAGCGCGTGCACGAAGAGGTTTATCCATTGTAGATAACACATTTCTCTCACCGTATTTCCAGCGGCCATTTGAATTGGGAGCCGATATCATCGTGCATTCGACGACTAAATATCTCAACGGTCACAGCGATGTAGTCGGCGGTGCCGTGGTTGTCAAGGACTCAAATTTGGCCGAGCGTCTCAAATTTCTTGTCAACGCATTGGGTTTGGGTGCGGCGCCTTTTGATTGCTGGCTTGTACTGCGCGGAATCAAAACTCTTGTGGCGCGCATGCAAGCGCATGAGCGCAATGCGCTGGCGGTAGCGCGATTTCTCTCCGAACATCCCCAGGTACGGCGGGTTTTTTACCCCGGACTTCCGTCACATCCAAATCATGCCTTGGCTCGATGTCAGCAATACGGTTTTGGCGGAATGGTTTCATTTGAACTGGACGGGGACTCGGAGTCTATGCGCCGGCTTCTCAAAGGTACCAAATTGTTTACGTTGGCGGAGTCCCTCGGCGGCGTAGAATCCCTGATCGAACATCCGGCCACAATGTCTCATGCTTCGATGGATGCCGAGTTGCGGGAAAAAGCCGGTATCAATGACCGGATTGTACGCTTATCGGTCGGTATCGAAGAAACATCCGATTTGATTGAAGACTTGGCGTCGGCTTTGCGTCAGTGTCAACACAATACGCCTGCAACGCCCGCGTCGGCGCGATCCGTTTTTTCATCAATCAATGCTCATTAA
- the asd gene encoding aspartate-semialdehyde dehydrogenase, translating to MKKIKVGILGATGTVGQRFIELLHAHPYFEITALAASERSVGKKYNDLNTWKLDSVLPSRIGEMIVQPCSPGMDARVMFSALDSSVAGAIEMELARAGYVVVSNAKNYRMDEDVPLLFPEVNADHTRLIEIQKKNRGFDRGYIVTNSNCAIMGFVPIVHVLHQHYGVVSVDVTTLQAISGAGYPGVPSMDILGNVIPYISGEEEKIETEPLKIWGQMLQDRIQFASIAISASVHRVPVLDGHLASVTAKLKQQPAIGDIKQKLSEFKSAPQELNLPLAPIRPIVVIEGDDRPQPRRDVTLEKSMAASVGRIRYDRSGNLKFSCLVHNTVRGAAGGAVLNAELLHAKGLLE from the coding sequence GTGAAAAAAATAAAAGTAGGAATTTTGGGAGCGACAGGCACGGTGGGTCAGCGTTTCATCGAATTGCTTCACGCCCATCCATATTTTGAAATTACTGCATTGGCGGCTTCGGAACGATCCGTCGGGAAAAAATACAACGATCTCAATACATGGAAACTGGACAGTGTTTTGCCTTCGCGTATCGGGGAAATGATCGTGCAGCCATGTTCTCCGGGAATGGATGCGCGTGTGATGTTTTCGGCATTGGATTCTTCAGTTGCCGGCGCGATCGAAATGGAGTTGGCCCGCGCCGGTTATGTTGTCGTAAGTAATGCCAAAAATTACCGGATGGATGAAGATGTACCTTTGCTTTTTCCGGAGGTCAATGCAGATCACACGCGGTTAATAGAAATTCAGAAAAAGAATCGCGGTTTTGATCGAGGGTATATTGTAACCAATTCCAACTGTGCGATCATGGGGTTTGTTCCTATTGTGCATGTATTGCATCAGCATTACGGTGTCGTATCGGTAGATGTGACCACACTGCAAGCGATTTCCGGCGCCGGTTATCCGGGCGTGCCTTCGATGGATATTTTAGGAAATGTGATTCCGTATATTTCCGGTGAAGAAGAAAAAATTGAAACCGAACCTTTAAAAATTTGGGGACAAATGTTACAGGATCGCATTCAGTTCGCTTCGATTGCGATCAGCGCCTCCGTACACCGAGTTCCCGTATTGGACGGGCACTTGGCGAGTGTTACAGCGAAATTAAAACAGCAGCCTGCAATCGGCGATATCAAACAAAAGTTGTCTGAATTTAAAAGTGCGCCGCAGGAACTGAATTTACCGCTCGCGCCGATAAGACCTATCGTCGTCATCGAAGGCGATGACCGTCCGCAACCGCGCCGTGATGTTACTTTGGAAAAATCAATGGCTGCGTCGGTCGGCCGTATTCGATACGACCGTTCAGGCAACCTCAAGTTTTCTTGTTTGGTTCATAATACGGTTCGTGGTGCGGCCGGAGGAGCGGTACTCAATGCCGAATTGCTTCACGCTAAAGGTTTATTGGAATAA
- a CDS encoding O-acetylhomoserine aminocarboxypropyltransferase/cysteine synthase, producing the protein MATEEKKSTYRFETLQLHAGQKPDSATNARAVPIYQSTSYVFNNADHAAALFGLQEFGNIYTRIMNPTTAVFEERIAALEGGVAAVATSSGQAAQFLAITTIAQAGDNIVATSLLYGGTYNQFKVTLPRLGIDVKFVDGDRPQDFEKLIDAKTKALYIETIGNPRLNIPDFQAIADVAHRHGIPLIVDNTFGAGGYIAQPIRFGADIVVHSATKWIGGHGTAIGGVIVDAGTFDWGNGKFPLFTEPSPGYHGLKFWDIFGSAGPFGNIAFAIRARVEGLRDIGPSQSPFNAFLLLQGLETLSLRVERHAQNALALAHWLKKQPQVSWVSYPGLEDHPYHANAKKYLRAGHYGGVLVFGIKGGKEAGKKFINSLSLASLLANVGDAKTLVIHPNSTTHQQLSDAEQQTSGVTPDLIRVSVGIEHIDDIIADFEQALHKTESLTVEESAA; encoded by the coding sequence ATGGCTACGGAAGAAAAAAAATCAACCTACCGTTTTGAAACATTGCAACTTCATGCGGGTCAGAAACCGGATAGCGCTACCAATGCGCGCGCCGTTCCGATTTATCAAAGTACATCGTATGTATTTAATAATGCCGATCATGCGGCGGCACTTTTTGGGCTGCAGGAATTCGGTAATATTTACACGCGCATTATGAATCCTACGACAGCTGTTTTTGAAGAGCGCATAGCAGCTTTAGAAGGCGGTGTTGCGGCGGTAGCTACATCGTCCGGTCAAGCGGCTCAATTTCTGGCTATCACGACGATCGCTCAGGCCGGTGATAATATCGTTGCTACAAGTTTGTTATATGGCGGAACATACAATCAATTTAAAGTCACTTTACCGCGTCTCGGCATTGACGTGAAGTTTGTCGACGGGGATCGTCCCCAAGATTTTGAAAAACTCATCGATGCGAAAACCAAAGCGCTTTACATCGAAACGATCGGCAATCCGCGATTGAATATTCCGGATTTTCAGGCAATCGCGGACGTAGCGCACCGTCATGGTATTCCACTGATTGTTGATAATACATTTGGTGCAGGCGGCTACATCGCACAACCCATTCGTTTTGGCGCCGACATCGTGGTGCACTCGGCGACCAAATGGATCGGAGGCCACGGCACGGCGATAGGCGGCGTGATCGTTGATGCCGGTACGTTTGATTGGGGTAACGGTAAATTTCCTTTGTTTACCGAACCCAGTCCGGGTTACCATGGACTAAAATTCTGGGATATTTTTGGCAGTGCGGGGCCGTTTGGCAATATTGCTTTTGCCATACGTGCGCGTGTCGAGGGTTTGCGGGATATCGGTCCCAGTCAGTCACCTTTTAATGCATTTCTGCTCCTGCAAGGTTTGGAGACACTGTCGTTACGCGTCGAACGGCATGCCCAAAATGCGTTAGCACTGGCACATTGGTTGAAAAAACAACCGCAAGTATCGTGGGTGTCGTATCCGGGTTTGGAAGATCATCCGTATCACGCCAATGCCAAAAAATATTTACGCGCGGGTCACTATGGCGGAGTGCTGGTATTTGGAATTAAAGGCGGGAAAGAAGCCGGGAAAAAATTTATCAACAGTCTCTCTTTAGCTAGTCTTTTGGCTAATGTAGGCGATGCTAAAACTTTGGTCATTCACCCCAATTCGACCACGCATCAGCAATTAAGCGATGCCGAGCAACAAACCTCCGGAGTGACGCCGGATTTGATTCGTGTTTCGGTGGGAATCGAACATATCGATGATATTATCGCTGATTTCGAACAAGCATTGCATAAGACGGAATCCCTGACAGTGGAGGAATCCGCCGCATGA
- a CDS encoding 3-oxoacyl-ACP reductase FabG — protein MISLKDKVALITGGSRGIGAATAILLAEAGADIAINYLNSEANARRVVDRIQALGRKSAAIRADVSDDAQAKELVQSVILKFGRLDILVNNAGIWTRAPIGLTDKSVWDATYLTNVQSYLSVTNAAVPHLMKSRGRIINITSTAGQRGEAFHSHYAASKGAITAFTKSIAVELGPQGILVNNVAPGWVDNDLNREVFSDAGFKKTVIESIPIRRIASSEDVAGAVLFLASDLSRHITGSTISVNGGAVLV, from the coding sequence ATGATATCGTTAAAAGATAAAGTTGCCTTGATCACCGGAGGTTCGCGTGGTATCGGAGCCGCCACGGCGATATTACTGGCCGAGGCCGGAGCCGACATAGCCATAAATTATTTAAACAGTGAGGCGAATGCGCGGCGCGTAGTTGATCGCATTCAGGCATTAGGTAGAAAATCAGCAGCAATCCGTGCGGATGTCAGCGATGACGCGCAAGCCAAAGAATTGGTGCAATCGGTGATTCTGAAATTCGGACGATTGGATATTCTTGTTAATAATGCGGGTATCTGGACGCGCGCTCCGATCGGGCTTACCGATAAATCCGTGTGGGATGCTACATATCTCACTAATGTACAAAGCTATTTATCCGTGACTAATGCGGCCGTTCCGCATTTGATGAAATCACGCGGTCGTATTATTAATATCACGTCCACAGCCGGCCAACGCGGGGAAGCATTTCACAGTCATTATGCCGCATCCAAAGGAGCGATCACTGCGTTTACAAAATCTATAGCCGTTGAACTCGGGCCGCAGGGTATTTTAGTGAATAATGTAGCACCGGGTTGGGTGGACAATGATCTTAACCGCGAAGTTTTTTCTGATGCGGGTTTCAAAAAAACCGTGATTGAGAGTATCCCGATTCGTCGTATTGCGTCCTCGGAAGATGTGGCCGGTGCCGTTTTATTTTTGGCATCAGATCTGAGCCGCCATATCACCGGTTCGACGATCAGCGTCAATGGGGGCGCCGTATTAGTTTAA
- a CDS encoding aspartate kinase, whose product MIVMKFGGTSVQDAGAIRRVAEIVRRHAERKVLVVVSACAGVTDQLVRLSQAIERRDEAAIGKIKETLIDKHKMEAQTLTLSAEEKEQLERFNGEFERCVNGASILHEVTPRTHDRLLSFGELWSSVLTLSAIRQTGQSISWLDARTVITTDNAYNAAHPQTDALPLQVQQKIIPALERGIVITQGFLGATTDGHTTTLGRGGSDYSASLLGAALKADEIQIWTDVDGILTTDPRLVHVARQLTHVSFDEATELSQFGAKVLHPKTVLPAIQKNIPIRVLNTFNPSNAGTCITREAIKGKGIVRSIAFKRGLEVMTVRFNDPEQKSPILAEIFARLQETGTDVELVNTTERGIVLAAASNERWRYFCDHLPASWHITFQTGRALCALVGHLIAEDFSNLTRALGVMQSEAIHVEAIAQGGSGHHWAVLLREHQLTPAVRLLHADFFENRASVKTVAVA is encoded by the coding sequence ATGATAGTTATGAAATTTGGCGGTACTTCTGTGCAGGATGCGGGTGCGATTCGCCGGGTGGCCGAAATCGTCAGACGCCACGCTGAACGCAAGGTGCTGGTAGTGGTTTCGGCATGTGCCGGTGTGACCGATCAACTTGTACGGCTGAGTCAGGCTATCGAAAGGCGTGATGAAGCCGCTATCGGCAAGATAAAAGAAACATTAATTGATAAACACAAAATGGAGGCTCAAACGCTAACTTTGTCGGCGGAGGAAAAAGAGCAATTAGAACGATTTAACGGTGAATTTGAACGCTGTGTCAACGGCGCATCCATTTTGCATGAAGTGACGCCGAGGACGCATGATCGTCTTTTGTCGTTCGGTGAATTGTGGTCATCGGTTCTTACTTTGTCGGCGATTCGTCAGACAGGTCAAAGCATTTCATGGTTGGATGCACGAACCGTGATAACAACGGATAATGCCTACAACGCCGCCCATCCACAGACAGATGCGCTGCCGTTACAAGTTCAGCAAAAAATCATACCCGCTTTAGAAAGGGGCATCGTGATCACCCAAGGTTTTCTCGGTGCGACCACGGACGGGCACACAACCACGCTGGGTCGCGGCGGTTCGGACTACAGTGCATCACTTTTGGGTGCGGCGCTCAAAGCGGATGAAATACAAATATGGACGGACGTGGACGGTATTCTCACAACGGATCCGCGCCTGGTGCATGTCGCCCGTCAACTGACGCATGTCAGCTTTGATGAAGCTACGGAGTTGTCGCAGTTTGGTGCTAAAGTATTGCATCCTAAAACGGTGTTACCGGCGATTCAAAAGAACATTCCAATCCGTGTGCTTAACACATTCAATCCATCCAATGCCGGTACATGCATTACGCGGGAAGCGATCAAAGGAAAAGGGATTGTCCGTTCGATTGCGTTTAAGCGGGGTTTGGAAGTTATGACGGTACGATTTAATGATCCTGAACAAAAGAGCCCGATTCTTGCTGAAATTTTTGCAAGGTTGCAGGAAACAGGAACCGATGTTGAATTGGTAAACACGACAGAGCGGGGGATTGTTCTGGCGGCTGCTTCCAATGAACGTTGGCGGTATTTTTGCGATCATCTGCCGGCCTCATGGCATATTACTTTTCAGACCGGACGGGCGTTGTGTGCATTGGTTGGTCATTTGATCGCCGAAGATTTTTCCAACCTGACAAGAGCATTGGGTGTGATGCAATCCGAGGCCATTCATGTCGAAGCGATCGCACAAGGGGGATCAGGGCATCACTGGGCGGTGCTGCTCCGCGAACATCAGCTTACACCGGCGGTGCGGCTCTTGCATGCTGATTTTTTTGAAAACAGAGCATCCGTCAAAACCGTAGCCGTTGCGTGA
- the metX gene encoding homoserine O-acetyltransferase, whose product MNPLVSPIPSVFSSVKYTTVFDTIPLRLQQGGTLSNITVAYETYGTLNNEKSNAVWVCHALTGNAHAYSDGTNVPGWWDGLIGKNLALDPGEYFIICSNILGSCYGSTGPASHYPADGLPWRKRFPLITVRDMVQVQHALLEHLGIERLQAVIGGSLGGMQVLEWALMYPEKVARIIPIATAASHSAWAIAWNEAARRAIVQDPAFQNGGYNEQPVKGLGLARWIAMISYRSQKSYQDKFARGGQPCDQINPDFFYSDETAQPFAIEHYLDYQGKKLTARFDALSYIRITQAMDRHDVTEVRGPLDYVLHSIRAKVLCIGIRSDVLYPAEEQKAIARGIKNARYIELDSDDGHDAFLIKNELMNETIAKFLKENE is encoded by the coding sequence ATGAATCCGCTTGTTTCTCCGATACCATCGGTTTTTTCGTCAGTAAAATATACGACGGTGTTTGATACGATCCCCTTGCGTCTTCAGCAAGGGGGTACTTTGTCGAATATTACTGTGGCGTATGAGACCTATGGTACACTCAACAACGAAAAATCAAATGCCGTTTGGGTCTGCCACGCATTGACGGGTAATGCGCATGCCTACAGCGACGGTACAAATGTACCCGGTTGGTGGGACGGATTGATCGGAAAAAATTTGGCACTCGATCCGGGCGAATACTTTATTATTTGCAGTAATATTCTCGGCAGTTGTTACGGCTCGACCGGCCCGGCATCGCATTATCCGGCGGACGGGTTACCCTGGCGCAAACGATTTCCCCTCATCACAGTACGCGATATGGTGCAGGTACAGCACGCACTTTTGGAACATTTAGGCATTGAGCGACTGCAAGCCGTTATCGGCGGTTCGCTGGGTGGTATGCAAGTGCTTGAATGGGCGCTGATGTATCCGGAAAAAGTTGCGCGGATCATACCTATTGCCACGGCAGCAAGCCATTCAGCTTGGGCTATTGCCTGGAATGAAGCAGCACGACGTGCCATAGTCCAAGATCCTGCATTTCAAAATGGCGGGTATAACGAACAGCCGGTTAAGGGACTCGGTCTGGCACGGTGGATTGCTATGATTTCGTATCGCTCGCAAAAATCTTATCAGGACAAATTTGCACGCGGGGGTCAACCGTGCGATCAAATTAATCCCGATTTTTTTTATTCGGATGAAACGGCACAACCATTCGCGATTGAGCATTACTTGGATTACCAAGGAAAGAAACTTACAGCGCGTTTTGATGCGCTCAGTTACATCCGAATAACGCAAGCCATGGACCGTCATGATGTGACTGAAGTCCGGGGCCCCTTGGACTATGTACTGCATAGCATACGTGCTAAAGTTTTGTGCATAGGCATTCGCTCGGATGTGCTTTATCCTGCGGAGGAACAAAAAGCGATCGCGCGGGGAATTAAAAATGCACGCTATATCGAATTGGATTCGGATGATGGTCACGATGCTTTTTTGATAAAAAATGAATTGATGAACGAAACGATTGCAAAATTTTTAAAGGAAAACGAATGA
- the topA gene encoding type I DNA topoisomerase, translating to MAVSSGKKKTTKTVKPKAVKSDTAEKPVKEKSVRKTKTSVAEEKTAVESAPAKRTRGGRKPFVRAKTVKEDIEITIPDNIERTNKSLVIVESPSKAKTINKYLGKSFHVEASVGHIKNLPSNKLGIDIENGFTPEYRIIDGKQDVIRKLKTLAASTKNVFIATDPDREGEAIAWHIAGEIEKHNPSISRVLFNEITKSGVEEAMRTPTKIDPKLVQSQQARRVLDRIVGYGVSRYLWGVVRRGTSAGRVQSVALQLVCKREEEINAFVPQEYWSIHAKVQDEPTEAFLAHLHSIDGKKVDIASGDVAHRFVEDIRKKNFLIKDIRKREARRNPSAPFVTSSLQQEASRKLGFSPKLTMMLAQQLYEGIDLGSEGLTGLITYMRTDSTRVADTALVSVREYIMGSYGREYIPHTPNQFKSKKANVQDAHEAIRPTNVKFTPKTVNKYLTPQQAKLYELIWNRFVASQMTPAELDQTTIDISADEYLFRTTGSVVTFKGFLQVYEEGRDEGDKTQDNGEEEDNSGLLPANLKINDVLKLHELLPEQHFTKPPARFTESSLIKELDNIGIGRPSTYAMIVGTIVEREYAELRERKLYATDLGKSVNKVLNDHFNALFNVQFTAEMEEELDKIESGELGYKKVLDDFYNPFVKNMKDVESKKDAIKESVQEKTDETCEICGKPMVIKWGRFGKFMSCTGYPECKNIKKVSKDGEAAPPPEVTDEKCPNCGSPMVVRQSRGGKFLGCSNYPTCKTAKAHPDDIIKDVICPKDGGQLIRRRSRYGKFFYGCANYPNCDFVSWNEPVATRCPHCDAAFMVKKTSKRKGDFLLCMTCNHEEILPADTSVMKEQPENESISFNEGE from the coding sequence ATGGCAGTATCATCCGGAAAAAAGAAGACTACAAAAACCGTTAAGCCTAAAGCCGTCAAATCGGATACCGCTGAAAAGCCGGTTAAGGAAAAATCGGTTAGAAAAACAAAAACCTCCGTCGCGGAGGAAAAAACAGCCGTCGAATCCGCACCCGCCAAACGTACACGCGGCGGTCGTAAACCGTTTGTTCGTGCTAAGACGGTCAAAGAAGACATTGAGATCACAATACCCGATAATATTGAGCGTACCAATAAATCGCTGGTGATCGTCGAGTCGCCTTCCAAAGCCAAAACGATCAATAAATACTTAGGCAAATCATTTCATGTCGAAGCTTCGGTCGGGCACATCAAAAATCTTCCGTCGAATAAACTCGGTATTGATATCGAAAACGGTTTTACCCCCGAGTACCGCATTATTGACGGCAAGCAGGATGTCATCCGTAAACTAAAAACGTTGGCCGCTTCCACAAAAAACGTATTTATCGCGACCGACCCTGATCGCGAAGGTGAAGCGATCGCATGGCACATCGCCGGTGAAATCGAAAAGCATAATCCCAGCATATCGCGTGTACTTTTTAATGAAATCACCAAAAGCGGTGTCGAAGAGGCAATGCGCACACCGACGAAAATTGATCCCAAATTAGTTCAGTCGCAGCAGGCGCGCCGTGTACTGGATCGCATCGTCGGTTATGGTGTGAGTCGATACCTTTGGGGCGTTGTTCGCCGCGGGACGTCGGCAGGTCGCGTACAGTCCGTCGCTTTGCAACTGGTTTGCAAACGTGAAGAAGAAATCAATGCTTTTGTTCCCCAGGAATACTGGAGCATCCATGCAAAAGTGCAGGATGAACCGACAGAGGCCTTTTTGGCGCATCTGCATTCTATAGACGGGAAAAAAGTAGATATAGCCAGCGGCGACGTTGCACACCGTTTTGTTGAAGACATTCGTAAGAAAAATTTTCTGATCAAAGATATTCGCAAGCGTGAAGCGCGACGTAATCCCTCGGCGCCTTTTGTTACGAGCTCGCTACAACAGGAAGCTTCACGAAAGCTCGGTTTTTCACCTAAGTTGACCATGATGCTCGCGCAGCAGCTGTATGAAGGTATTGATCTTGGCAGCGAGGGACTTACGGGTCTTATTACCTACATGCGTACGGATTCTACGCGTGTAGCCGATACAGCGTTGGTTTCGGTGCGTGAATATATCATGGGCAGCTACGGCCGCGAATATATTCCTCATACGCCTAATCAGTTCAAAAGTAAAAAAGCCAATGTGCAAGATGCGCACGAAGCGATACGTCCCACAAATGTGAAATTCACGCCTAAAACCGTAAATAAATATCTCACGCCGCAGCAGGCCAAACTGTACGAATTGATTTGGAATCGTTTTGTAGCATCGCAGATGACTCCGGCCGAGCTGGATCAGACGACCATTGATATTTCCGCCGACGAATACCTGTTTCGTACTACAGGTTCCGTTGTGACTTTTAAAGGATTTTTGCAGGTATATGAAGAAGGTCGCGACGAAGGTGATAAAACGCAGGACAATGGTGAAGAAGAGGATAACAGCGGTTTACTGCCGGCCAATCTGAAGATCAATGATGTACTCAAGTTGCATGAACTTTTGCCGGAGCAGCATTTTACCAAACCGCCTGCACGTTTTACGGAAAGTTCGCTCATAAAAGAATTAGACAATATCGGCATTGGCCGTCCCAGCACTTACGCGATGATCGTCGGTACGATCGTGGAACGCGAATACGCCGAACTGCGCGAGCGCAAGCTGTATGCGACCGATCTCGGTAAGAGTGTCAATAAAGTGCTGAACGATCATTTTAATGCGCTTTTTAATGTCCAGTTTACCGCGGAGATGGAAGAAGAACTGGATAAGATCGAATCCGGCGAACTGGGTTATAAAAAAGTGCTCGATGATTTCTACAATCCTTTCGTAAAAAACATGAAGGATGTGGAAAGTAAAAAAGATGCGATCAAAGAATCGGTGCAGGAAAAAACGGATGAGACTTGCGAAATCTGCGGTAAACCGATGGTAATCAAGTGGGGTCGTTTTGGAAAATTTATGTCCTGTACAGGTTATCCGGAATGTAAGAATATCAAAAAAGTGTCTAAAGACGGCGAAGCCGCACCACCGCCGGAAGTGACCGATGAAAAATGTCCGAACTGCGGAAGTCCTATGGTTGTGCGCCAAAGTCGCGGCGGCAAGTTTCTCGGTTGTTCCAATTACCCGACTTGTAAAACGGCTAAAGCGCATCCGGATGATATTATCAAAGACGTGATTTGTCCTAAAGACGGCGGTCAGTTGATACGCCGTCGTTCACGGTATGGTAAATTTTTCTACGGTTGTGCGAATTATCCTAATTGTGATTTTGTATCGTGGAACGAGCCGGTAGCAACACGTTGCCCGCATTGCGATGCTGCGTTTATGGTCAAAAAGACCAGCAAACGTAAAGGTGATTTCCTTTTATGTATGACTTGCAATCACGAAGAGATTTTGCCGGCGGATACGTCGGTGATGAAAGAACAACCTGAAAACGAATCGATTTCCTTTAATGAAGGGGAATAA
- a CDS encoding DUF4337 domain-containing protein translates to MADEKEQNDELLEKGAALSTAIIGVFLSISSILGGNANDDIMIHRGLANNQWSYFQAKSTKQALYEVNRKMFETQLADPSLAESYKKEIQVKLEKFDAEVARYDTEKKEIKAKAEEHEKLSDQAAEIEDKYDYAEGFYQIAIILAAVAMIAGNRKLWLFSMVLGSIAIAITGFAFFVSL, encoded by the coding sequence ATGGCTGATGAAAAGGAACAAAATGACGAACTATTGGAAAAAGGCGCGGCGTTGAGCACGGCGATTATCGGCGTATTTTTATCCATTTCTTCCATTTTGGGCGGCAATGCCAATGATGATATCATGATTCATCGCGGTTTGGCCAATAATCAATGGTCGTATTTCCAAGCGAAGAGCACCAAACAAGCGCTCTATGAAGTAAATCGTAAAATGTTTGAAACACAACTCGCTGATCCGTCCCTGGCCGAAAGCTATAAAAAAGAAATTCAGGTTAAGCTTGAGAAGTTTGATGCGGAAGTAGCACGTTATGATACGGAGAAAAAAGAGATAAAAGCCAAAGCGGAAGAGCACGAGAAGCTTTCCGATCAGGCGGCTGAGATCGAAGATAAATACGACTATGCCGAAGGTTTCTATCAAATAGCCATCATTCTTGCGGCTGTGGCAATGATCGCAGGCAATCGCAAACTTTGGTTGTTCAGTATGGTACTGGGTTCTATTGCTATCGCAATAACCGGATTTGCTTTTTTCGTTTCTCTTTAG